GACCGCGTTGCAGGTGGTAAAGGAAGTCCTGGGTATCGACTTGGGCGGGCAAGGCCCGGTTGAAGGCATAGCGTCCATCGGCAAATTGAATGAAACGTGAGACCGCGTGTCGGCCGAGGTCCGGTTCAAGGGCATAGCGCAAGCGCGAGAGCAACACGAGCACCGCCGTGCGGGAGGTGTCCTGGTCACCATAGAGCAATTCCGTCAGGCTTTCCTTGCTGACGCCGTCGGGGTGCGCCAGCAGGAAAGCCAGGATCAACTTGGTCTTGAAGCCTCGCCAGGCTTTGGCCGGAACCACCTCGCCCTGCAGCGAGACGCTCATCTCGCCAAAGGTCTCGATGCGAATCAATGGGGCGATCTCGCCGGCAGGCTTGGGCGCCAGCGATTGACCTCTCGGCTGCGACGAGATACTTCCGCGGTGGCGCGATTCGTGTTCCTTCAGGTGCAAAAACCCCAAGGCATCCGCCAGGCGATCGGCCTCCTGCCAGGCCGCAGAGGCCTCCTCTGTGCGCTCGAGTCCCTGCAGCCAGCGGGCGTGGTAATAGGCCACTTGCGCCTGCCGGTAGCGGTAACCGAGCCGTTCGCAATGGGCACGGACCGTCGGTAGCAGCGGCCCGATCGCCTCGGGTTGGCCCGCTGCGAGCCACAACTCGAGTTGCTGGATCGCGAGGTCGAGCATCGGGGCCTCGCTCAATCCCAGGCTCATCAGCTCGATGCCCTGGTCGAGCAGGCCCTGCGCCCGCGCGTGCTGGTCGAGGTAGAGGGCCACCTCGGCGCGGGCGGCGTAGGCCTTGGCGGCGGTCAGACGGTCCTGGAGCGCCAGGGCGCCATCGCGAGCCGCCTCGAAGTGTCCGTCGGCTCGACGCACATCCCCCAGGCCCAGGGCCGCCGCGCCCAGGGCTACCTCGGCATACAGGATATCTCGCCGCGAGCGTAGCAATCGGGCCAGATCCAAGGCCCGCTCGGCCGCCCGCCAGGCTTCTTCGAAGTGGCCTTCGTAGGTGAGGATCGCGGCGATGTTGTTGTGGGTCATCGGGGGGGGCATCCGGCCCGCCCGTTCGGACTGAACGACCGCCTCCCGGCAAGAGGCGAGGCCCTCGGCGAACTGGCCCGAACGGGTGTAGCAGAGGCCCAGATTGACGAGGGCCTTGGCTTGCCCGACGGGGTCCTCCAGTTGCCGATAGAGCGAAAGGGCGTGTTGGTATTCGGTAATCGCGCGTCCGAGGTCGTGGTTGGAAAAGGCCAAGGCCCCTTGGAGGTTGGCGCAGAAGGCACGGCTGGGAAGGTCGGCGAGGTTCAGGGCGCTGGCCCCTAGGCTCAGCACCTGTTCGGCCCGGGGATCCTGGCGTCCCAGATGAATGGCGGCCTGATGAACCAGCGCCCGCGCGGCCCAGGGCGATTCACCCCCGAGCTGCTCGGCCAGCTCGAAACAGGCCATGGCCTGGTCGTATTCGCCCCACTGACGCAACACCTCGCCATGCAGGAATGACAAGGCGGCGGAACGGGCCCGAAAATCCGGGGGAAAACGCGTCAGCAGGCCCTTCAGGCGATCCAGCTGATTCTTTTCCAACAAGGCCCCCGACACGTCGACCAGAATCTGTTCCGCCTCTTCGAGGGCGCCGGCCTGCAACAGCAGTTCCAGGGCCAGATCGGGTTGTGCCTGGGCGAGATGGGCGCCGGCCCGCCGAGCCAGCCGGGCCAGCGCCTCAGGCGTGAGAACTTCGCTCAAGCGGCTCCGCAGGAAGCGGCGAAAGGAGGGCTGGTAATGAAAGACCTGCCCAAGGGTGTCGAGCTCCGCTCCCCCCGCTTCGCCCGGAGACAACGGCACCAGGAGTTGTTGGGCGCGCAGACGTCGGATGTGATCCGCCGCGTCTGCGAAGCCCAGGCCTTCCCGACAGACGGCCGCCTCCACGTGCGGCAACAGGGCGGTTTGAAGCATGAACGCCTGGTTTTCAGGGGCCTGTTTGTGCAGAATTTCCTCGGCCAAGTAGTCGTGCCAGGCGGTGGGGTGATCGAGTTCCCGGAACAGGAGGGATGCCCCCTCACTCCCCGCGTGCGCGACCGCCTGAGCCGCCAGGATCAGGCTGGCCACCCAACCATCGGTTTGATGGGCCAGAGCCAGGGACTCGGTGGGCGAGAGCGTCAGCCCGGAAAAGGCTGCCAGAAGCTCTTGCCCTTCGGCCGCCTGAAAGCGCAGCTCGCGCTGCCCCAGTTCGACCAGTTGCCGCTTGACCCGCAATGGGCCGAGCGGCAGGGGCGGGGATTCCCGACTCGTCAACAGCAACTGCCACTGGTCGGGAATATCGCGAACGAGTAACCGTAACGCTTCCTGGATGGCGGCAGAGTGGCCCACGTGATGGACATCGTCCAGCACCAGGACCCCGCCGTCCTCCGCCCGCACGGCGAGCTCCTCGGCGAGCAGCCCGACCACGGTGGCCGTCGCTGCATCCAGGTTGCTGCTCGAACGGACCAGCTCGGTGGCCCGTCCGCCCAGATCTGGGAGGTCGACACGCAAGGCGGCCACCAAGGTGCTCAGGAAGGTGCCGAGGTCGCCGTCCGTCTCATCCAGGCCGTACCAGCCGCAAGGGAGCCCACTCTCCCGGGCGTAGGCCGCGGCTAGTGTGCTTTTACCGTATCCCGGTCCGCCGATGACGACGGTCAAACATCGCTCCGGGGAGAGCCCATCCCGCAGGCGGGCGTGCAAGGCTGGCCGCGCGACGTGAGGGCTGGGCAAGCGCGGCAACGTGATCTTGCGTGGGAGAGGGCCCGTGGACACGTGTCCAACGTTCCCTCTCCCCGCGTGACTCAAACCTGACCAGGTATTCCCCTGCTGACCGGGAGCTCAGACCTCGCTGGCGGCCAGGGCCACACGTTGGCGGCTGATGCGGGCGATTTCCCGGAAGAATTCGATGCCCTTTTCCTCCTTCAGCGCAGTGCCACCCCGCTTTCCGATGGTCGCAAAGAACTCCGATCCGTACTTATCGCGAGTTTTCTGACCTCCTTTGCGACCGATCGCCTGGAAGAACTCCCGGTCCTTTTTACGTTTCGCGCGTTTCGGGGCCTTTTTCGAGGGCATGAGCGTTGCGGGCACGACGGATACCTCCTAGTCGATGATGGGGACAAAATGTTTCGCAGATTCATTAAGAAATATATTGATTCAATGGGGAGGTGTCGCGCAGTCTGAGCCTTTGCCGCGCTCGGCCGGGTCCCCCAGGCATGCCTTAATAAAACTACATTAAGAAATGTAACACAGTCTGGACAGGCTGGCGAGTCCCCTGACGAAAAACGTCGACAAAAGTGGCAAGAAATCTTTAGTCGCCCTCTTGAAGGCCCGCTGGCAGCGTGGCGCGCGCTTTTGCACGCCATTCGTGCGGCTGTTACAATGCGCGATGCGCCGTCCAAAGAAGGAGAGATCCCCATGAGCAGCTTCGAGGAAACCAACTACTATTTCCGGCAAGCCGCGAAGGTCATGGACCTGGGGCAGCGCGTTCAGGACCTGCTGCTGAACCCTTATCGCGAGATCACCGTCAACATCCCCCTGGAGCTCGATAGCGGCGAGATCAGGGTGTTCACGGGGTACCGCATCCAGCACAACAAGTCACGTGGGCCGCTCAAAGGGGGACTTCGCTACCATCCCCAGGTCGACCTGGATGAGACGCGCTCGCTGGCCTCCTTGATGACGTGGAAGACCGCCATCGTCGACATCCCTTTCGGCGGGGGCAAGGGCGGCATCACGGTGGACACCCAAACCCTTTCCGAGCGCGAAATCGAGCGCCTGACGCGCAAGTTCATCGAGCAGATCCATGAGAGCATCGGTCCGATGAAAGACATCCCAGCGCCGGATATGAATACCAACGCCCAGGTGATGGCTTACGTGATGAACGAATATTCCAAGTTCTACGGCCACTCTCCCGCCGTCGTCACGGGCAAACCACTCGACCTGCACGGCTCCGAGGGCCGGGAAGAAGCCACGGGACGTGGCGTGATGTACATCGCGGAGGAAGCGCTCAAGACGATGGGGCGTTCCCTGGCCGGGGCCACCTTCGTGATCCAGGGGTTCGGCAACGTGGGCTCCCACGCCTGCCGCCTGATCGCGGAAGCGGGTGGCAAGATCCTCGCCACCAGTGACGTCCATGGCGGCATTTACAATCCTGAGGGGCTCGACATCCCTGCGCTCCTGGCCCACGTGGCGACGCATCGCACGGTCAAAGGCTTTGCTGGTGCCCAGGCCCTCTCGAACGAGGCCTTGTTGACCCTGCCCTGTGACGTGTTGGTGCCGGCGGCGTTGGGCCACGTGTTGACCGCAGAAAATGCCGCGGAAGTTCAAACGCGCCTGATCATCGAGGCCGCGAATGCCCCCACCACGCCGCAAGCTGATGAGATTTTTGAGCGACGGGGTATCATGGTAGTACCGGACATTCTCGCCAACGCCGGCGGAGTTACGGTATCCTATTTCGAGTGGACGCAGAACATTCAGCAGTTCAGCTGGGACCTCGAAAAGGTAAACGCGGAACTGCAACGTATTATGTTCCGGGCGTTCCACACCGTGTATAAGGTGGCCACCGAAAAGAATCTGAGCATGCGCACGGCGGCTTTTGTGGTGGGCATCGGCCGGGTTGGAAAGGCCACGGTCTTGCAGGGAATCGCCTGAACCGGGACCGGAAACCCCCTGTTTCGGACAATGACGTCCGATATTTCGATGAAGAAAGAGGGAAATCCGATGGAAATGACCATGGTGCCCACGGCGTTCTATGACCTCGCCATTTTCAAGGGACTGGCGCGCGACGAAGTCGACACCATCGGCAGGTTGGCCAACCCCCGGAACTTCGCCAAGGGCGATGTGCTCTTCCAGGAACGGAATGCTGCCAACTATCTCGACATCATTTGGTCGGGAGCGGTGGAAATTAAAAAGAATGATTGCGATGGCGAGGCCCGCGTGATCACGGTGATCCAGGCGCCCGGCGTGATCGGGGAGATGAGCCTGATGAGCGGCCAGGCCCGCTCCTGCACCGGAACAGCCATCTCGGACGTGATGTTGTATCGGATTCGCCGGGAAGACTTCATGGCCGAGATCGACAAGGGCACTTTGGCGGCACACAAGGTGGTCTTCAATCTTGCGCAACTGATGAGTGCCCGCCTGCGCTCCGTGGATGAAAAACTCGTGGACCTCCTCAATGAGAAGGACGAGGTCACGGTCGAAGTTCGCGGCAGCGAGTTGTCCGACTTCCGCAAGAAGCTCTTCAACGAATGGGCTTTCTGACGCAGCCTCAACTGCGCCGGATGGCTTCGTCCGGAATCAAGAGGCGCGTCACAACCTGACCCGCGGCCACCGCGGCCACGATCTCGGTCACGTCTTCGGGCGTGACCTTGCCGTACCAGGTGCCAGCAGGATACACCACCATCACGGGGCCCCACGCGCAGGTATCGACACAAGTGCTGCCGTCGAATTCTACCTGGGCTCTCAGGCCTTGCCCGGTGATGGTTTCCTTGAGCTTGGCCAGCACCTCGGCCCCGCCGCGAAGCTTGCAGCAGCCGCGCGGGTTGTCGGCAGCTCGCTCGTTTTGACAGACGAAAATATGGTGTTGAGGTTTGGGCACGGGTCAGGCCTGCATCAGCGCGTCCAGGTCCTGACGCAGGCTGACTTCCAAGGCGGAGCGGTCGCGGGAGTAGCCCTTGCGTCCTTCGCCCAGGTCAAAGACGTGGCGAGCCGTGCCGCCCAGCTCGACCAGGCCACGGTAAACCAGCCGCGCCCCACTCTCCACCGTGAACGGCTCTCCCATCAGGCCGGGGTCGCCGTGCAGCGTGAGCGCTTCGGTGACGTGGTACAAGCGGTCTACCTGGAAATTGAAGATGGGCATCGAAACACTCCAGTTCAAGGGAGAGGGGAAACCTCGGGGCGTCCAAGCACGCGGGCCTCAGTGAGCCGCGCGCCCCATCCTGCCAGGTCGACCTGGCCAGAGAACACGTGATCGGCGGGGCCTGTCAGCCAGACCGCATCATCCTCCGCCCACGTCACGTGCAGTGTACCACCCGGCAGGTGCACGGCCACCTGTCGATTCACCAGGCCCTCCCGGGCAACGACCACCGCCGCTGCACAGGCACCGGTTCCGCAGGCCATCGTGGCGCCGACCCCCCGCTCCCACACCTGCATCCGGATCTCTGCCGGGTTGATCACGCTGATGAACTCGACGTTGGTGCGCTGCGGGAAGCGGGGGTCACGCTCCAGCAAGGGGCCCCAGCGAGAGAGTGGAACGAGCTGCGCATCGGGCACGAGCAGGACCGCGTGCGGATTGCCCATCGAAACTGCTGTCATTGGCAGGGTCTGGCCCTCCAGCGTCACGGGCTCCCCCCTGCATTCCTCCGCCGCCGGACCCAGCATCGGAATGTCGGCCCGCCGCCAACCTGGTTGACCCATCGCCAGGCGCACCTGGCCATCGCCCTGGCACACGGCCTCCCGAGGGCCGGCACCGGTCTGCACCGTGACCAGCGTGTCACTTGGCAGCGACCCCTGGTCGAACCACCAGCGCACGGCGCAACGCAGGCCATTCCCGCACATCTCGGGCTCGGAACCGTCCGCGTTGATGACTCGCATGCGCCGTTCGGGGGATTCGGCAGATGACAGCAACAAAATCCCATCCGCTCCGACGCCGCGATGGCGATCGCAGAGGCGAGGCGCCCATTCGACCCAGTCCAGTGCTTGCAGTTCCGAGGTCGCTTCGAGCAGGATGAAATCGTTGGCGGTGCCTTGGTATTTCCAGAATCTCAGGGTCACGTGGGCTGCCCTTCCTCCGAGGCCTCGTATTGTAGACCGCGCTGACCGCCGTGTCATGAGGGGCTGTCACGCCCTCGCCCAGTCGCGTAACCATCCCTCTGCCGTCGTGAAGAGGGTGTCGTCGCTGTCCTCCGGTTTGCGAACCAGCCAGCGAATGCGTCGTTCTGCTCGAAACCAGGTCAGCTGTCGTTTGGCGTAGTTGCGCGTGCGTTGGGCCATGGTGGCGATCGCCTGATTCAGGTCGAGTTCGTGCTGCAAGTAAGCACTCATTTCCGCATATCCAAGCGTGTTCAGCAGAGGCAATTCCCAGCCCCAACGGGCCGCCAGGGTTTCCACTTCCGCCAGAAAGCCGGCCTCCAGCATCCGCGTCACCCGCGCATCGATGCGCTCATAGAGGTCCTGACGCGGCGCGCTGACCCCGATCATCAACACGCGATAGGGGCAAGGCCGGGTGGCTTGCTGGGCGCTGATGGGAATGCCGGTCAGATGGAACACCTCCAGGGCTCGCACGATCCGGAAGGTGTCGTTGGGGTGAAGTCGCTGGGCGGCTGCCGGGTCGACCGCTGCCAGCGCCTGGTGCGGGTCCGGGAGGGCGGCCAGGCGTTCTCGCAGAGCGGGGTCTGGGGCTTGCGGTGGAATCGTCAGGCCGTCCAGCAGCGCACGCACGTAAAGGCCCGTCCCACCCACCAGGAAAGGCAGGTAGCCCTCCGCCCGACGGGCCGCCACGGCGGCCGCTGCATCGCGCTGAAAGTCCGACACGGTGTAAGGCTGCGAGGGGCAGACCGTGCTCACCATGTCGTGGGGAACCCTGGCCCGCTCGGCTGCACTGGGAGTGGCGGTCCCGATGTCGAAGCCCTCGTAAATCTGGCGGGAATCTGCCGAGATGATGGCGCCTCGATGGGCCTCGGCCAGACGCAGGGCGAGGTCGCTCTTGCCCGCCCCGGTCGGGCCAACCACCACCACCAGGGGGGGGCCGTCGGGATTCCCCTGGACCAAACCGTCCGGGGCCGGCGGGTAGCACTCATGGGGTGGTTTGAACCTTGTCATGGCGGCATGGTAAGTCCCAGGAAAGCGACGCGCAATCAGGGAAGCCTCCGCCTACCTGTTGCTGGCCGTGTTATGCTGAAGGCCGGGATCGCTCCAGGAGTATCGATAACCCTATGGCAGCCAGTTTTTCGGGCATTTTGGTGACGGTGATCGTGTTGGGCATTTTGATTGCCATTCACGAGGCTGGTCATTTTCTTGCCGCCAAGTCCCTGCACATCCCGGTCAGACAGTTCGCCATCGGCTTCGGCAGCCGGGTGGTGGGCTTCCGCTGGGGGGAGACCGAATGCCGCCTCAACTGGATTCCCCTGGGAGGCTACTGCGCCTTCGCCGATGACCAGGAACCTGAGCCGGTCGAAGGGATAGCGGAGGAGCCTCCGCCGCCGGAGGCCTTGCTGCGCAACCGGCCCATCTGGCAGCGCACCTGGGTGGTCAGCGCGGGCGTCATCTTCAATTTCGTCTCCGCCTGGTTAATTCTGTTCGGTTCCAACCTCGGTCTTGGGATTCCCACCGGACATCAGGTCATCAGCGTCAAGGCGGTCACGCCGAACACCCCTGCGGCCAAGGCCGGTCTGCTGCCGGGAGACCGCTTCCTCACCTTGGGCGGGAAACCGGTTGAGCAGTTCGAGGGCTTCCGAGCCTACCTGCAGACGCACAAGGGGAAAACTATCCCGGTCGAGGTTCAGCGGGATGGTAAAGCCGTGCTGCTCAGCGCGGTGCCGGATGCCGACGGCCGTCTGGGTTTCCGACCCAGTTTGCAAGGGGAGCGGCGTCCCGCTGAGGGATTGGGTGAGGTCGTTCGCTCGGCCACGGACCAGCAGATCAAGTTCACGGTGATGCTGTCACAGGCACTCTGGGGCCTCGTCTCCGCACCTTCTGAAAAGATGGACCAGATAGGCGGACCGGTGGCCGTGGTGGCCATGGGCGACCAGGTTTACCAGGGGGACCCCTGGTTGTTGCTGGAATTCGCCGTGATTCTTTCGATCGAGCTGGCCATCTTCAACTTGTTGCCCTTGCCGGCCCTCGATGGAGGGCACCTGGTGCTGCTGGCGATCGAGAAGGTGCGCCGCAGACCGCTGCCACGGGCCGTCGAAGAACGGATCCTGGTCGCGGGTTTCGTGCTGATCATGGGGCTTGGCATGATGCTGATTCTCAAGGATATCTTCAGTCTGCCGGCCATGTACGGGCCGGCCCCCACGCCGGGCCCCTCAGCGCCATCTTCTCCGCCCCCGGTTCGCTGACCTGCGCCGCTGCTTTGCTGCCGGCCCGAGGTGGGCAGCGGGACGTATGACGCGTTCACGGGCGTGATGCGCCCGCCTGCCCACCCGCGGGGCCCCAACGAGTGGGCGGGCGCTGAAGCGCCGCAGGTAGCGTCAAAAAAACCGCAGGCGCGTCGTGCGGCCTGCGGAGTGGGGCTGGCTGGTCGTCTGCGCGGGCGCTCCCGCCAGCGTGGTGGCTTCAGAAGCGCAATCCGGTGCCCAGGGTCAGGCTGGGCAACCATTCACTGGTAAACGGCGTGTTGGCCGCTGGCACGGCGCCCGGCCATTGTGCCATTCCGCCTTCCAGGAAAAGCCCCCAGCTGGTGCTGGGGTGCCACCACAGACCCAGCGCACCGCTGCCCAGAAACGCTCCCTGGGCATTGCCCTGCAGCGGAGACATCCCTTGCAGCCGCAGATGGGCACCATACGAATGCACGGGCCGCCAGTAAGTGAGGGCGCCGTAACTGATGCCACTCAGCACGGCCTGACCGTCCGTGAGGGTGCGTGCCCCGACGTAGGGCTGCAAGTGCCAGCCTGTGGCAAGCGGCAACGCGTAGCCCAGGTCGCCTTCGAGGCCGTACTGCCTCGCGCCGTTCGCGCTGACGGCGGTCTGCGCGTCGGCCATCACGAAGACTGGGCCCATGTAGAGCGCGCCGCGTGCCAGGCCACCCGCCGCAGGGGCGCCCGCAAACCCCGCTCCGGCCCCCAGGGCCAGCGGGAGGTCTTCCTGGAAGCGCAAACTGCTGGCGACCTTTTCCGCTTCCCGTTCCTGCTGTCGCTCTTGGGTCTTTTCGACCAGGGCGACCACCAGGGGGAAGGTCTGAGCGGCCGAGGCCGCGAACTGGTAGCGCGTCAGTTCCTCGCTGCCCCGGAAGGTGGCGTCGGGGAAACCGACCATCACCTGGTAGCGGTCCGCTACGTCCTTGACTTCATTGTAAGCCCAGGCCGTGCGCGGCACGTCAGAGAAGGTGAAGATCTGAGGCTTTTGCACGCTGGGGTCCACTACCCCGCGCGCTTCGCCCAGACGCATCAACCGGTGCACCACCTTGGCCATTTCGTAGCGGGTGACTTGCTTGTAACTTTCAAGGGTGTTGGAGGTGACCCCGGGAACCCCCTCGAACAAGCGGTAGTGATTGGCCAGGCGCAAGACCGCCTCGCGTACCTCGGCGCCTTCGGGAAGATCCTGGAAGGCATAGCCCCCCAACCCCTCCGTCCGCCAGCTCACCTTGGTTTGTTTTTCGAGCAGACGAATCAGTTCGTCAACCGCCAGGGCGAGCTGGATGCGGGTGAACGGGAGTTCGCCTCGGAAGGTCTGGTCCGGATATCCCTTCATGAAGGCCTTCTCGACGGCCACCAGGGTGACCGCGCGTTCGGCCCAGTGGTTTTCAGGAAGGTCCTTGAACGTGGTCGAGGCGCGTTGGGCTTGGGCCGGAGACGCAACCATCAGGGCGGCGGCAACGGCCAGGGCGGCGGCGGGATATTTGAAGCGCATCAGCGGCAACCTCCATGTTGGCTCGGGGATGGCTAAACATTTTAGCTGGTTTCGGGCGACGCCGCAGTGATCGTCGCGCGTCTCCAGGCGCCCCTGCTCATGATTCCCGGTATAATGAGCAGCCGGGCCCCTGAAGGGCCCCCTTCAGTTGCGAGGTTGCACGCCACCATGACCACGACCCTGCCATTCTCCGCACCGCGTTCTCAGGCGCTCTGGACCGAGGCGCAGCAGTTGATTCCGGGCGGGGTGAACAGTCCGGTGCGGGCCTTCAAAAGCGTGGGCGGGGATCCGGTCTTTGTGGCGCGCGCTGAGGGCGCTTGGCTTGAAGACGTGGACGGCCGCACCTACGTCGACATGATTGGCGCCTGGGGACCGATGATCTTGGGGCATGCCCATCCTGTGGTGCGAGAGGCGCTCACGCGGGCCGCGGCGGATGGCTTTGCCTTTGGGGCGCCCACAGCGGCCGAGGTCGATATGGCCAGGGCGATCCGGCGGGCCATGCCGGCCATGGAGATGGTGCGTCTGGTGAATTCCGGAACGGAAGCCACCATGAGTGCGTTGCGCCTGGCTCGGGCCTTCACCGGCCGTGACAAGATCGTCAAGTTCAGCGGCTGTTACCACGGCCACGCTGATTTCCTGCTGGTGAAGGCCGGTTCCGGCGTCGCCACGCTTGGTCTGCCCGACAGCCCAGGGGTGCCGGCCGCGGTCACCGCCAACACCCTGACGGCTGACTTCAATGACCGCGCCAGTGTCGAGCGTCTCTTCTCCGCCCACGGAGCCGAGATTGCCGGCGTGATTGTCGAACCGGTGGTGGGCAACTCCGGGACCGTCGCTCCCGAGGCGGATTTTCTGGGCTACCTGCGGGAGGTGACCCGGCAGCACGGCGCGTTGCTGATTTTCGACGAGGTGATGACCGGTTTTCGGGTGGCTTACGGCGGGGCTCAGGCGCTTTACGGCGTCACGCCCGATCTGACGTGTCTCGGGAAAATCGTGGGGGGTGGGGTGCCCGTGGGGGCATACGGCGGGCGCGCCGACATCATGGCCACCGTCGCTCCGGCCGGGCCGATGTATCAGGCCGGGACGATGAGCGGCAACCCCCTGGCCACGGCCGCCGGTTTGGCGACCCTGACCTTGCTGGCGGAGTCGGGCGTGTACGAACGGCTGGAAGCGACCTCCGCCGCGATCGAACAGGCCCTGAGGGCCGCCGCGCAAGCGGCCGACGTTCGGATCGTGCTGAATCGGGTCGGCTCGATGCTCACGGTCTTTTTCACGGACGAGCCCGTGACGGGCTGGCCCACGGCCGATCGTTGTGATCGCAAGGCCTACGGGGTCTTTTTTCACGCCATGCTGTCCCACGGGGTCTATTTCCCACCGGCGCAATTCGAGGCCTGCTTCATCTCCCTGGCTCACGGGGAGCGGGAGGTGGCGGCGATCGCCGCGGCGGCGCGAGCGGCCTTCCGCGCCGTTGCTGAATTCCGGCAAGGGGCTTGAAAGGCAGGCGCGCGGCGATGGTTTTCGGCATCCTCCCACGACCTCTGACGACACTGTCCTTGCTCCTTGCCTTGCTGGCCGGCTGCGATCGGGGGGCCAACCCCCTGATTCCCCAATTGCGGCCGGTCGAAGGGGGCTGGGTGTCGAGCGAATTTGGGATGCGGGAAGCCCATCCGGTGCTGGGCACCATGCCCGGGCGCTTGCATGAGGGCTACGACTTCGCGGTGGCCGAGGGGTCGCCCATCCGGGCGACCATGGCGGGGGAAGTCGTCTACGCCGGCTGGCGTGGGGGCTACGGAAAAACCGTTGTTGTGGCCCATCGTGAGGGCCTTTCCACCTTGTATGGCCACGCCCGCGAGCTGCTAGTGTCTCCCGGGGACACGGTGGCCGCCGGGGAGGTCCTGGCGCTGGTGGGGAGCACGGGGCTGTCCACCGGACCGCACCTGCACTACGAGTTACGCAGGCACGACGTGCCGATCGATCCGGGTGGTTTTTTGCCCGATGGCACTGCGCCGCTGCCGCGTCCTTGGAGTGACGACGTGCCTGGAGCAGGGTCGTTTCCTGGGGCCTCTGTCGGCGGCCCCTCCACCGGTGCACCGCCCGAACCGGGCCAGCTCTGGCTCGAGGCGGCGGTGGAATGTGACCGTCCCGCGCGGACCTGGGAGTAGCGCCAGGCCCGGGAGCGGAAGCGGCTCTGTGCGTCGTCATGACCAGGC
The sequence above is a segment of the Candidatus Sericytochromatia bacterium genome. Coding sequences within it:
- a CDS encoding (2Fe-2S) ferredoxin domain-containing protein; translated protein: MPKPQHHIFVCQNERAADNPRGCCKLRGGAEVLAKLKETITGQGLRAQVEFDGSTCVDTCAWGPVMVVYPAGTWYGKVTPEDVTEIVAAVAAGQVVTRLLIPDEAIRRS
- the miaA gene encoding tRNA (adenosine(37)-N6)-dimethylallyltransferase MiaA — protein: MTRFKPPHECYPPAPDGLVQGNPDGPPLVVVVGPTGAGKSDLALRLAEAHRGAIISADSRQIYEGFDIGTATPSAAERARVPHDMVSTVCPSQPYTVSDFQRDAAAAVAARRAEGYLPFLVGGTGLYVRALLDGLTIPPQAPDPALRERLAALPDPHQALAAVDPAAAQRLHPNDTFRIVRALEVFHLTGIPISAQQATRPCPYRVLMIGVSAPRQDLYERIDARVTRMLEAGFLAEVETLAARWGWELPLLNTLGYAEMSAYLQHELDLNQAIATMAQRTRNYAKRQLTWFRAERRIRWLVRKPEDSDDTLFTTAEGWLRDWARA
- the dapF gene encoding diaminopimelate epimerase, with the translated sequence MTLRFWKYQGTANDFILLEATSELQALDWVEWAPRLCDRHRGVGADGILLLSSAESPERRMRVINADGSEPEMCGNGLRCAVRWWFDQGSLPSDTLVTVQTGAGPREAVCQGDGQVRLAMGQPGWRRADIPMLGPAAEECRGEPVTLEGQTLPMTAVSMGNPHAVLLVPDAQLVPLSRWGPLLERDPRFPQRTNVEFISVINPAEIRMQVWERGVGATMACGTGACAAAVVVAREGLVNRQVAVHLPGGTLHVTWAEDDAVWLTGPADHVFSGQVDLAGWGARLTEARVLGRPEVSPLP
- a CDS encoding cyclic nucleotide-binding domain-containing protein translates to MEMTMVPTAFYDLAIFKGLARDEVDTIGRLANPRNFAKGDVLFQERNAANYLDIIWSGAVEIKKNDCDGEARVITVIQAPGVIGEMSLMSGQARSCTGTAISDVMLYRIRREDFMAEIDKGTLAAHKVVFNLAQLMSARLRSVDEKLVDLLNEKDEVTVEVRGSELSDFRKKLFNEWAF
- a CDS encoding Glu/Leu/Phe/Val dehydrogenase dimerization domain-containing protein; translation: MSSFEETNYYFRQAAKVMDLGQRVQDLLLNPYREITVNIPLELDSGEIRVFTGYRIQHNKSRGPLKGGLRYHPQVDLDETRSLASLMTWKTAIVDIPFGGGKGGITVDTQTLSEREIERLTRKFIEQIHESIGPMKDIPAPDMNTNAQVMAYVMNEYSKFYGHSPAVVTGKPLDLHGSEGREEATGRGVMYIAEEALKTMGRSLAGATFVIQGFGNVGSHACRLIAEAGGKILATSDVHGGIYNPEGLDIPALLAHVATHRTVKGFAGAQALSNEALLTLPCDVLVPAALGHVLTAENAAEVQTRLIIEAANAPTTPQADEIFERRGIMVVPDILANAGGVTVSYFEWTQNIQQFSWDLEKVNAELQRIMFRAFHTVYKVATEKNLSMRTAAFVVGIGRVGKATVLQGIA
- a CDS encoding BTAD domain-containing putative transcriptional regulator → MSTGPLPRKITLPRLPSPHVARPALHARLRDGLSPERCLTVVIGGPGYGKSTLAAAYARESGLPCGWYGLDETDGDLGTFLSTLVAALRVDLPDLGGRATELVRSSSNLDAATATVVGLLAEELAVRAEDGGVLVLDDVHHVGHSAAIQEALRLLVRDIPDQWQLLLTSRESPPLPLGPLRVKRQLVELGQRELRFQAAEGQELLAAFSGLTLSPTESLALAHQTDGWVASLILAAQAVAHAGSEGASLLFRELDHPTAWHDYLAEEILHKQAPENQAFMLQTALLPHVEAAVCREGLGFADAADHIRRLRAQQLLVPLSPGEAGGAELDTLGQVFHYQPSFRRFLRSRLSEVLTPEALARLARRAGAHLAQAQPDLALELLLQAGALEEAEQILVDVSGALLEKNQLDRLKGLLTRFPPDFRARSAALSFLHGEVLRQWGEYDQAMACFELAEQLGGESPWAARALVHQAAIHLGRQDPRAEQVLSLGASALNLADLPSRAFCANLQGALAFSNHDLGRAITEYQHALSLYRQLEDPVGQAKALVNLGLCYTRSGQFAEGLASCREAVVQSERAGRMPPPMTHNNIAAILTYEGHFEEAWRAAERALDLARLLRSRRDILYAEVALGAAALGLGDVRRADGHFEAARDGALALQDRLTAAKAYAARAEVALYLDQHARAQGLLDQGIELMSLGLSEAPMLDLAIQQLELWLAAGQPEAIGPLLPTVRAHCERLGYRYRQAQVAYYHARWLQGLERTEEASAAWQEADRLADALGFLHLKEHESRHRGSISSQPRGQSLAPKPAGEIAPLIRIETFGEMSVSLQGEVVPAKAWRGFKTKLILAFLLAHPDGVSKESLTELLYGDQDTSRTAVLVLLSRLRYALEPDLGRHAVSRFIQFADGRYAFNRALPAQVDTQDFLYHLQRGQDITRSQAERTDELKAAIALYRGAYLADLETDSPWLTIERERYRRLNQDAFSSLLQLYRQAGEESSALQTVEANLAFDPCCESAHQTKLLLLARAGQREQALRHYQVMCQVFQRELGLQPSRETQALHQAIARGEAIAAFPG
- the rseP gene encoding RIP metalloprotease RseP gives rise to the protein MAASFSGILVTVIVLGILIAIHEAGHFLAAKSLHIPVRQFAIGFGSRVVGFRWGETECRLNWIPLGGYCAFADDQEPEPVEGIAEEPPPPEALLRNRPIWQRTWVVSAGVIFNFVSAWLILFGSNLGLGIPTGHQVISVKAVTPNTPAAKAGLLPGDRFLTLGGKPVEQFEGFRAYLQTHKGKTIPVEVQRDGKAVLLSAVPDADGRLGFRPSLQGERRPAEGLGEVVRSATDQQIKFTVMLSQALWGLVSAPSEKMDQIGGPVAVVAMGDQVYQGDPWLLLEFAVILSIELAIFNLLPLPALDGGHLVLLAIEKVRRRPLPRAVEERILVAGFVLIMGLGMMLILKDIFSLPAMYGPAPTPGPSAPSSPPPVR